The proteins below come from a single Papaver somniferum cultivar HN1 chromosome 11, ASM357369v1, whole genome shotgun sequence genomic window:
- the LOC113322878 gene encoding nuclear transcription factor Y subunit B-10-like, with product MAEAPTSSGGGGGGGGGSHESGGEQSPRSSNVREQDRYLPIANISRIMKKALPANGKIAKDSKETVQECVSEFISFITSEASDKCQKEKRKTINGDDLLWAMATLGFEDYIDPLKVYLSRYREGDTKGSAKGGDGSAKKDGAGVQHGHIF from the exons ATGGCAGAAGCACCGACAAGTTCAGGAGGAGGaggcggtggaggtggtggaagTCATGAAAGTGGAGGAGAACAGAGTCCTAGATCATCAAACGTTAGAGAACAAGATAGGTACTTGCCGATTGCGAACATCAGTCGGATCATGAAGAAAGCACTTCCTGCTAATGGTAAAATCGCTAAGGATTCTAAGGAAACTGTTCAGGAATGTGTTTCTGAGTTCATCAGTTTCATCACTAGCGA GGCAAGTGATAAATGCCAGAAAGAGAAGAGGAAGACAATTAATGGGGATGATTTGTTATGGGCAATGGCAACTTTAGGTTTTGAAgattatattgatccattaaagGTGTATTTAAGTCGGTATAGGGAG GGTGACACGAAAGGTTCGGCAAAGGGTGGAGATGGTTCTGCGAAGAAAGATGGTGCAGGAGTTCAACATGGACATATTTTCTAG